From Thermogladius calderae 1633, a single genomic window includes:
- a CDS encoding Lrp/AsnC family transcriptional regulator, translating to MEQNSNSDDKRLIASLIQNTRANISAISKKTGLSPTSIRNRLKRLIDKDMLQFKPLFSARMLGSEAALLRIKGGKREAVMRVLTMCNRVLGVMLVNDNEILAMVYGRDKREIASLVSFVKYIGENVDEVEIHYGRLPSDFMIPLKNDAPNCHTYMNDVNVNSFCGNCLPSLRRNRA from the coding sequence ATGGAGCAAAACTCGAACAGCGATGACAAGAGGCTGATCGCCTCTCTCATACAGAACACGAGGGCTAACATATCCGCGATATCCAAGAAGACCGGGCTGAGCCCTACCTCGATTAGAAACCGGTTGAAGAGGCTTATCGACAAAGACATGCTCCAATTCAAGCCCCTCTTCTCGGCCAGAATGCTGGGAAGCGAGGCCGCACTCCTCAGGATAAAGGGTGGGAAAAGAGAGGCTGTCATGCGGGTCTTGACCATGTGTAACCGGGTTCTAGGAGTTATGCTAGTCAACGACAACGAGATCTTAGCAATGGTCTATGGTAGGGATAAGAGGGAGATCGCCAGCCTCGTGTCATTCGTCAAATACATAGGGGAGAACGTAGACGAGGTAGAGATACACTACGGCAGGCTTCCCAGCGACTTCATGATACCACTCAAGAACGACGCCCCCAACTGTCACACATACATGAACGACGTAAACGTAAACTCGTTCTGCGGTAACTGCCTGCCCTCTCTACGTAGGAACAGGGCCTGA
- a CDS encoding AAA family ATPase, translating to MGVRQAYSYITGSGYLIEKEREVKLVLAALIARGHVLIEGVPGVAKTTIAKTIARTLSLDFKRVQMTPDLLPMDIIGYKIFDQKTAEFKFVKGPIFTNILLADEINRASPRTQSALLEAMQERQVTIEGETFRLDEPFIVLATQNPIEMEGVFPLPEAQLDRFLVKIETGYPSTKGFVEMLKKVDEIEAWVEAIKPVVTKEEVLNEIKSARDVKVDEAIYQYIANLVEETRRHHAVRLGASPRSGIAILRMAKAVAYLEGRNYVIPDDVKQVLVPTLSHRIILKPEYEVEGLTASRVVEEIANRVPVPRP from the coding sequence ATGGGGGTTAGGCAGGCTTACTCATATATAACGGGGTCTGGCTACCTGATCGAGAAGGAGAGGGAGGTCAAACTCGTATTAGCAGCGCTGATAGCCAGGGGTCACGTCCTGATCGAGGGCGTTCCAGGTGTAGCCAAGACGACTATAGCGAAGACGATAGCGAGGACTCTATCGCTTGACTTTAAGAGAGTCCAGATGACCCCAGACCTGCTCCCGATGGACATAATAGGGTACAAGATCTTCGACCAGAAGACAGCCGAGTTCAAATTCGTGAAAGGCCCTATCTTCACCAACATCCTACTCGCGGACGAGATCAATAGGGCTTCGCCGAGGACCCAGTCAGCTCTACTAGAAGCTATGCAAGAGAGGCAGGTCACCATTGAGGGCGAGACATTCCGGTTAGACGAGCCTTTCATCGTCCTAGCTACGCAGAACCCTATTGAGATGGAGGGCGTATTCCCACTCCCCGAGGCGCAACTGGACAGGTTCTTGGTGAAAATCGAGACTGGGTACCCGAGTACTAAAGGGTTTGTCGAGATGTTGAAGAAGGTCGACGAGATAGAGGCGTGGGTCGAGGCGATCAAGCCGGTCGTGACTAAAGAAGAGGTCTTGAACGAGATAAAGAGCGCGAGAGACGTCAAGGTCGACGAGGCGATTTACCAGTACATCGCTAATTTAGTCGAGGAGACTAGGAGACACCACGCGGTGAGGCTCGGCGCCTCCCCTCGTTCCGGGATCGCCATCCTGAGAATGGCCAAGGCCGTGGCGTATCTCGAGGGGCGGAACTACGTTATACCGGACGACGTGAAGCAGGTCCTCGTCCCGACTCTATCCCACAGGATAATCCTGAAGCCGGAGTACGAGGTAGAGGGGTTGACCGCGAGTAGAGTTGTCGAGGAGATAGCTAACAGGGTACCGGTGCCTAGGCCTTGA
- a CDS encoding DUF4129 domain-containing protein, with product MTRGVVVFLVLLYVSLSSVASAQALETYRHTPGFTGSSLSDWREIISSLQSGNLSASEAQKAASTIGTLINQTSQLGVSSSSLNQSLEALYSYFHLSSGNYTESDILNALSLLNNTDVKNMLTSLFFSYMFENKSVSESDMLSVLERIETLWRQGKLTPADYALALKLLSILARSEGYTNLSDRLDSESMRVAADALKALTSQLPNLIPPYLGQPPTPTSGVKIGGLPSAVFPLLSYLSIPEGLQTIVLVAAVVATSILLSYLAPRLVGKVSALWSPTARRVKRLIAHAGRWGEAVEYYWRAVAKVERATGVRLSPSNTHREYYNAVKSALGGLSQSFGRLTEIYEARRYAGDSRRDLDEEARRLYGDLVAKL from the coding sequence TTGACTAGAGGCGTGGTAGTCTTTCTAGTCCTTCTATACGTCTCTTTGTCCTCCGTGGCGAGCGCTCAGGCTCTCGAGACGTACAGGCACACCCCCGGCTTCACGGGCTCCAGTCTCAGCGACTGGCGGGAGATAATAAGCTCGCTCCAATCAGGCAATTTGAGCGCCTCGGAGGCGCAGAAGGCTGCTAGCACTATAGGAACGCTGATAAACCAGACCTCTCAACTGGGCGTCTCGAGCTCCTCTCTAAACCAGTCGCTCGAAGCACTGTACTCCTACTTCCACCTCTCTTCGGGGAACTATACCGAGAGCGACATACTCAACGCACTGTCTCTGCTTAACAACACAGATGTGAAAAACATGCTTACATCACTCTTTTTCTCCTACATGTTCGAGAACAAGAGTGTCTCTGAGAGCGATATGTTAAGCGTCCTCGAAAGGATCGAGACGCTTTGGAGACAAGGGAAGCTGACGCCCGCCGACTACGCCCTGGCTCTAAAACTCCTCTCTATATTGGCCCGCTCAGAGGGATACACGAACTTGTCGGATAGACTCGACTCGGAGTCTATGAGAGTAGCGGCTGACGCGTTAAAGGCTTTAACCAGCCAGCTACCGAATCTCATCCCCCCATACCTAGGTCAGCCCCCAACCCCAACAAGCGGCGTGAAGATAGGGGGGCTCCCTAGTGCGGTGTTTCCGCTACTAAGCTACCTGTCCATCCCGGAGGGGTTACAGACCATCGTACTAGTTGCAGCAGTTGTCGCGACCTCGATTCTACTATCTTACTTGGCCCCGAGGCTGGTGGGTAAGGTGAGTGCTCTCTGGTCTCCGACTGCGAGGAGAGTGAAGAGGCTGATCGCGCATGCTGGGAGGTGGGGCGAGGCAGTGGAGTACTACTGGAGAGCAGTGGCGAAAGTTGAGAGAGCGACAGGTGTTAGGCTCTCACCAAGCAACACTCATCGCGAGTACTACAACGCCGTGAAGAGCGCGCTGGGAGGGCTGTCACAGTCTTTCGGAAGGCTCACGGAGATCTACGAGGCGAGGAGGTACGCGGGCGACTCCAGGAGGGATCTCGACGAGGAGGCCCGCAGGCTATACGGTGATCTAGTTGCCAAGCTATAG
- a CDS encoding DUF4350 domain-containing protein, producing MSEWRVRVRSTLSIFLILSLVAIGLISLAEKGGPGLPVFKGAAPFNTGEIGTSSLVEMLRERYGSVYVITNLSELANLPLSGSCLFVTVSPERPYTEAESNEILSSLARCRDIKLLIADENTTSNALLKAAGAPLRVAEVVVLVQQSGLLRLVYDPSTRQYLPPYPVSRFNVAGKVYDVVLDIASYINVSGGNATVFGEYYVGNKTLVSGAVAWSSISLDGQKRDVETVVLSDGSVFLNQVIDRNETYRQFALDLFQSICGTGGCQIVFDASRYTPIPLTDIMNDINGITPLYVSFPTLLGMIIANLIHPSTWFAPLLDYSNSLLKEALQNQLVASVFSVLLALLAFVYFSRGESFIRDRPMGEERLVEVAYAANIREEIVRGKLKLGKEDFKSLYELVDQVMLSVYGLGLKDADLVKRLSEVTGPEKARRYVDAMNKLYGKATGARRTPIVLSWHRTVLKYARESDEVLSKIGVSLMRVEVLEKIARR from the coding sequence TTGAGCGAGTGGAGGGTAAGAGTTAGAAGCACGCTCTCTATTTTCCTGATACTGTCTCTGGTGGCCATAGGGCTCATCTCTCTAGCTGAGAAGGGAGGGCCCGGACTACCAGTTTTCAAGGGGGCGGCCCCTTTCAACACTGGCGAAATAGGCACGTCTAGCCTCGTAGAGATGCTGAGGGAGAGGTACGGTAGCGTATACGTCATCACGAATTTGTCCGAGCTGGCCAACCTACCCCTATCTGGGAGCTGTCTCTTCGTAACGGTATCCCCCGAGAGGCCGTACACGGAGGCCGAGTCGAACGAAATACTGAGCTCGCTGGCCAGGTGTAGGGACATAAAACTGCTGATAGCCGACGAGAACACCACATCCAACGCACTGCTCAAGGCCGCTGGGGCACCTCTACGGGTCGCAGAGGTTGTTGTGCTAGTTCAGCAGAGCGGCCTACTCCGGTTGGTCTACGACCCTTCAACGCGGCAGTACCTGCCCCCATACCCGGTGTCCAGGTTCAACGTTGCGGGTAAGGTATACGATGTAGTCCTAGACATAGCCTCCTACATCAATGTAAGCGGGGGCAACGCGACGGTTTTCGGAGAGTACTACGTCGGCAACAAGACCCTCGTTTCGGGGGCTGTCGCGTGGTCTAGTATATCATTGGATGGGCAAAAGAGAGACGTCGAAACGGTAGTCTTGTCCGACGGCTCTGTTTTCCTGAACCAGGTCATAGATCGAAACGAGACCTACAGGCAATTCGCCCTGGACCTATTTCAGAGCATCTGTGGCACCGGGGGGTGCCAGATAGTTTTCGACGCTAGCAGATACACACCCATCCCCCTAACTGACATAATGAACGACATCAACGGCATTACGCCGCTCTACGTATCTTTCCCAACCCTTCTAGGCATGATAATAGCGAACCTAATCCACCCGTCGACGTGGTTCGCGCCTCTTCTCGACTACTCCAACAGCTTGCTGAAAGAGGCTCTACAAAACCAGCTGGTGGCCTCGGTTTTCTCGGTCCTTCTCGCTTTGCTCGCGTTCGTTTACTTCTCAAGGGGCGAGAGCTTCATACGGGATAGGCCGATGGGCGAGGAGAGGCTCGTGGAGGTGGCGTACGCTGCGAACATCAGAGAGGAGATCGTGAGGGGGAAGCTGAAACTCGGGAAAGAGGACTTTAAGTCCCTCTACGAGCTGGTAGACCAGGTCATGTTGAGCGTCTACGGGCTGGGCTTGAAGGATGCCGACTTGGTCAAGAGGTTGTCCGAAGTCACAGGCCCCGAGAAGGCGAGGAGGTACGTTGACGCTATGAACAAGCTATACGGGAAGGCGACAGGTGCCCGTAGAACGCCTATCGTGTTGTCGTGGCATAGGACGGTCCTGAAGTACGCGAGGGAGAGCGACGAAGTGCTCTCGAAGATAGGAGTTAGCCTGATGAGAGTAGAGGTGCTGGAGAAGATAGCGAGGCGGTGA
- a CDS encoding DUF58 domain-containing protein — protein sequence MREESPVHSTHRARVLYIVSFLVLLSGFVSNNGSLVMVALVVLAFLFGLRAYVTYVAAGLRDLKVEFDHDTPIDNGEFEVRVVIKNPGIAPLAFVEYNVRHSPFLKFVKGATRGFIAVPAKSEVVIRMVCHGRVGRHRIGPLELQARDVFGLFKTRPYNTGAYTYIRIPPSYQVAVLRRLAAYARSVGLSRSRIAGAGVEFHSLRDYKPGDELKRIEWRKSVKLNRLVVRQTEREAQQNVYILLDSSHVMLVGPYARTVFEHMSRAMSAIVAYLAQRGDNFQVIVFGARRLVAMPTLMRSNAGLRVALEAMSSVDFEEVVKEERARSLLEAYNLLLMSLKRERNIIIIATVVDSQEYYETLVKVVKELAGLKNIVYVVNPVITSYDMIGIPMWARGLYSLKTHELLTKQLNYSKLLRKSGVNTVVVTSLDAPMKIATLIEQYRSR from the coding sequence ATGCGCGAGGAGTCCCCGGTGCACTCGACTCATAGAGCTAGAGTGCTGTACATCGTCTCCTTTCTGGTGCTGCTCTCCGGTTTCGTGTCGAATAACGGCTCATTAGTCATGGTCGCGCTGGTAGTACTGGCCTTCCTCTTCGGCTTGAGAGCGTACGTCACCTACGTTGCGGCTGGCTTGAGAGACCTCAAAGTGGAGTTCGACCACGACACTCCCATCGATAACGGGGAGTTCGAGGTCAGAGTTGTAATAAAAAACCCGGGGATTGCGCCACTGGCCTTCGTAGAGTATAACGTGAGGCACTCCCCCTTCCTCAAATTCGTGAAGGGCGCTACCCGGGGCTTCATAGCAGTTCCGGCAAAGTCGGAGGTGGTCATAAGAATGGTGTGCCACGGTAGGGTGGGGAGGCATAGGATAGGCCCCCTTGAATTACAGGCAAGGGACGTATTCGGGCTGTTCAAGACTAGACCTTATAACACGGGGGCCTACACCTACATCAGGATCCCCCCGTCCTACCAAGTGGCAGTGCTGAGAAGACTGGCCGCCTACGCTAGGTCGGTCGGGTTATCGAGGTCAAGGATCGCCGGGGCTGGCGTAGAGTTCCATAGCTTGAGAGACTACAAGCCGGGTGACGAACTCAAGAGGATCGAGTGGAGGAAAAGCGTCAAGTTGAACAGGTTGGTAGTCAGGCAGACCGAGAGAGAGGCTCAGCAAAACGTGTATATCCTGCTGGACTCCTCTCACGTAATGCTGGTGGGCCCCTACGCCAGGACGGTATTCGAGCATATGTCGAGGGCTATGAGTGCCATCGTAGCCTACTTGGCCCAGAGGGGTGATAACTTCCAAGTCATAGTATTCGGGGCTCGGAGACTAGTCGCCATGCCGACCTTAATGCGGTCAAACGCCGGTCTCCGGGTCGCTCTAGAAGCCATGTCAAGTGTTGACTTTGAAGAGGTCGTCAAGGAGGAGAGAGCGCGAAGTCTCTTGGAGGCATATAACCTGTTACTAATGTCGCTCAAGAGGGAGAGGAACATCATAATAATCGCGACGGTCGTCGACTCCCAAGAGTACTACGAGACCCTCGTTAAAGTGGTCAAGGAGCTCGCTGGTTTAAAGAACATCGTTTATGTGGTGAACCCCGTCATCACGTCCTATGACATGATCGGCATCCCAATGTGGGCCCGTGGCCTCTACTCTCTGAAGACGCACGAGTTGTTAACCAAGCAGTTGAACTACTCGAAACTGTTGAGGAAGAGCGGTGTTAACACTGTTGTGGTCACTTCGCTGGACGCCCCTATGAAGATCGCCACGTTGATCGAACAGTACAGGTCTAGGTAG
- a CDS encoding M42 family metallopeptidase, with translation MVELGKLKEEMYGLLQKLTSVHAPSGFEYLIHDTVISELERHADKVWVDSLGNVIALKKGSKGGASLMLAAHMDEIGLFVSYIEDDGFLRVTPIGGVLERTLLHQRVVIVTRSGRTVKGVIGLKPPHVVKPEEAQKIPEIKELFVDIGASSRDDVEKMGVRVGDVAVFDRAMERLAGDRVTGKAFDDRAGLAVMLKAFQLIENNEADVYAVATVQEEVGLKGARTAAFAISPSVAIALDVTIASDFPGVAKSEQFTRLGRGPAIKIADGRNASGLITHPEILNFMVKVAEEEKIPYQLEVIPGGTTDASIIALNKEGVPAGVVSVPARYIHSPTEVIDLNDLAYAVLLTEKIAEKAGVEWLNRIRMRVVK, from the coding sequence ATGGTTGAACTTGGTAAGTTAAAGGAGGAAATGTACGGTTTGCTCCAAAAGCTGACAAGCGTCCACGCACCGAGCGGGTTTGAGTACTTGATTCACGACACCGTGATAAGCGAGCTGGAGAGACACGCTGACAAGGTGTGGGTGGACTCCTTGGGCAACGTGATCGCGTTAAAGAAGGGAAGCAAGGGTGGGGCCAGCCTAATGCTCGCGGCCCACATGGACGAGATAGGGCTGTTCGTGTCCTATATAGAGGACGACGGTTTCCTACGCGTCACCCCGATAGGCGGGGTTCTTGAGAGGACACTACTACACCAGCGCGTAGTCATAGTGACTAGAAGCGGGAGGACTGTGAAAGGCGTCATAGGCTTAAAGCCCCCTCATGTAGTCAAGCCGGAGGAGGCCCAGAAGATACCTGAGATAAAAGAACTCTTCGTAGACATCGGGGCGTCATCGCGGGACGATGTGGAGAAAATGGGTGTAAGGGTTGGCGACGTAGCGGTGTTCGACAGGGCTATGGAGAGGTTGGCCGGGGATAGAGTCACAGGCAAGGCGTTTGACGATAGAGCAGGCCTCGCTGTGATGCTTAAAGCCTTCCAGCTGATCGAGAACAACGAGGCCGACGTGTACGCTGTGGCTACTGTCCAAGAGGAGGTCGGGCTCAAGGGTGCGAGGACTGCCGCCTTCGCTATCTCCCCCAGCGTGGCGATCGCCCTTGATGTCACTATTGCGAGCGACTTCCCCGGTGTAGCGAAGAGCGAGCAGTTCACGAGGTTGGGTAGGGGCCCCGCGATCAAAATAGCCGACGGGAGGAACGCGTCAGGCCTCATCACACACCCCGAGATACTCAACTTCATGGTCAAGGTTGCCGAAGAGGAGAAGATACCCTATCAGCTAGAGGTCATACCTGGGGGGACTACTGACGCCTCGATAATAGCGTTGAACAAGGAGGGGGTACCGGCAGGCGTTGTCTCGGTGCCTGCGAGGTACATACACTCCCCCACGGAAGTAATAGACTTGAACGACCTCGCCTACGCGGTATTACTCACAGAAAAGATAGCCGAGAAAGCAGGTGTCGAGTGGCTCAACAGAATTAGGATGCGAGTCGTGAAGTAG
- a CDS encoding COG2426 family protein: MFHVGSVAYELLLVFLMGFSPVAEIRGAIPLAYYFFRQDQSLYMVALAAGLLGNLAVAPIAVLALRFAERKIVNNSRAPGFLKRLYWKVVDYARKKARGHERLEFAGLAVFVAIPLPGTGAWTGALVAHVLGMELRKGVLSIELGVLGAFLIVLAVVETGATVLKMFFGL; encoded by the coding sequence GTGTTCCACGTGGGCAGTGTAGCGTACGAGCTACTACTCGTCTTTCTGATGGGGTTCTCGCCCGTGGCTGAGATACGAGGGGCCATACCGCTTGCGTACTACTTCTTCAGACAGGACCAGTCGCTCTACATGGTGGCACTGGCCGCAGGTTTATTGGGTAATCTAGCGGTGGCCCCCATAGCCGTTCTCGCCTTGAGGTTCGCTGAGAGGAAGATTGTAAACAACAGTAGAGCCCCCGGTTTTCTGAAGAGACTCTACTGGAAAGTAGTGGACTACGCTAGGAAGAAGGCGAGAGGGCACGAGAGGCTTGAGTTCGCCGGCCTAGCAGTGTTCGTTGCGATACCCCTACCAGGTACCGGGGCGTGGACTGGCGCGCTTGTAGCGCACGTGCTGGGTATGGAACTTAGAAAGGGGGTTCTCAGTATCGAGTTAGGCGTGCTCGGGGCTTTTCTAATAGTCTTAGCAGTCGTCGAGACCGGGGCCACGGTGTTAAAGATGTTCTTCGGTCTGTGA
- a CDS encoding DUF998 domain-containing protein, whose amino-acid sequence MSSVEARPLILVSPFIASLLSLLLLALCTPWFNIWENAFSDLGRIEKGLTAVVFNGLVSTTGAILLVYATSVARPLAAPYRALLVLGGYSLTMIGVYPEDYGRLHFYVSLAFFLASIAYMVVHAMETSVEGAVIAALGLVNLGVWTAHFTFNFPPGAAVPELVSLVSMLATLARDLGKTDSGQS is encoded by the coding sequence GTGTCCTCGGTGGAAGCAAGACCCTTAATCCTCGTCTCACCCTTTATCGCGTCTCTCCTCTCTCTACTGCTCCTAGCCCTGTGCACCCCCTGGTTTAACATCTGGGAGAACGCATTCAGCGATCTTGGGAGAATCGAGAAAGGCCTGACAGCTGTGGTGTTTAACGGGTTGGTATCCACCACGGGGGCTATCCTGTTGGTATACGCGACCTCGGTAGCACGCCCCCTCGCCGCCCCCTACAGAGCCCTGCTCGTGTTAGGAGGCTACTCTCTGACCATGATAGGTGTTTACCCGGAGGACTACGGGAGGCTACACTTCTACGTCTCTCTCGCCTTCTTCTTGGCCTCAATAGCCTACATGGTGGTACACGCCATGGAGACCTCTGTCGAGGGGGCCGTGATTGCCGCCCTAGGGCTCGTCAATTTAGGGGTCTGGACAGCACACTTCACGTTCAACTTTCCTCCTGGCGCCGCCGTCCCCGAGCTAGTCTCGCTCGTATCGATGCTCGCCACACTGGCTAGAGACCTCGGGAAGACCGATTCAGGTCAGTCGTAA